The segment TTGTCAGCTCCGGCTCTATCAGCCTTCCTGACCTGCTGAAACACCCTTTTCAACTTATCCTTTCTTTTATGTGCCTGGGTTACGCGCTGCTCGGTTTCTATGAAATGCACTGGGCTCCCAACAATCTGAAGCGTAACTACCCGGTGCTCGCCAATATCCGTTATCTGCTGGAATTGATTCGGCCGGAAATCCAGCAGTATTTTATCGCCAACAACACCGAAGAACGGCCGTTCAATCGAGAGCAGCGCAACATCATTTACCGACGCGCCAAGGGCCTCAACGACACGCTGCCGTTCGGAACCCAACACGACATCCTCGAGCAGGGTTATCGCAGCCTGGAGCATTCCATCAATGCCACCACTGTTAAACAGGAACATTCCCGTGTGACCATTGGCGGTCACCAGTGCGCCAAGCCCTACAGTGCTTCACGTCTCAACATTTCGGGAATGAGCTTCGGTGCTCTCAGTGGCAACGCCATTGCAGCCCTCAACAAGGGGGCGGCTCTGGGTGCATTTGCCCACAATACCGGCGAGGGCAGTATCAGCGAACATCACCTGCACGGAGGCGACCTGGTGTGGCAGCTGGGAACCGGCTATTTCGGCTGTCGCACACCGGATGGCCGACTGGACGACAGGCTGTTTGCAGAAAAAGCCGCGCTGGAAGTCGTCAAGATGATTGAAATCAAGATCTCCCAGGGTGCGAAACCTTCCCACGGCGGCGTGCTGCCAGGGTCCAAGGTAACCGAAGAAATCGCCAGAATACGAACCGTGGAAGTGGGCAAGACCGTCTATTCGCCAGCCAACCACCCAGAATTCAGCACCCCCCGGGAACTGCTGGAATTCGTCAAGCGACTGCGGAATCTCAGCGAGGGGAAACCTGTCGGTTTCAAATTGTGTATTGGCAAACGAAGCGAATTCATGTCCATCGTCAAGGCCATGCTGGAGATGGATATCGTGCCGGACTTTATCACGGTTGACGGTGCTGAAGGCGGCACCGGTGCGGCACCGGTGGAGTTCTCCAACCGCTTGGGAACGCCGTGCCTGGAAGCAACTTTCTTTGTCAGCCAGGTGTTAATAGGTGCCGGTCTGCGCGACAGGATCCGTATCATCAGCGCGGGAAAAACCGCCACCGGCTATGACATGCTGGAAAAAATCGCGGTTGGCGCTGACGCGGTCAATGCGGCTCGCTCCATGATGATGGCAATTGGCTGTATCCAGTCGCAGTCCTGTAACACCAATCACTGCCCCACCGGCGTTGCCACGACCGACCCTCGACGGGCACGCGCCATCGACGTGGAGGCCAAGGCGAAGCGGGTCTGTAATTTTCATCACAACACCATGCATGCGTTTCTCGAACTGTGCGGTGCCATGGGCTATGAAAACCCCTCCCAACTGAAACCCAAGGATATCGTCTCTCGCTATGACGCGGGCTACCGCTACTTTGATGAAATTCACCAGTCTTTGCAGCCGAACCAGTTGCTCGACAGTTCCGCACCAACCAGCTACCTGGAGAGCTGGACCCGCGCCGCGCCCGACCGCTTCTGAATTTGAGCGCCGGGCGCCACGAAACCTCTGATTAACCAATGCATTATTCCGCTCGGTAAGCCGTCTTTCTGACTGAGCTGCAAAGTCACTGATCTGCACCTCCGCAAACCTGCTGCTACACCCTGCTTTACAGCAGTCAAGAGATGCAGCAAACTGACAAGCCATGGATTCCATCCGACTGTCGCCTGCAATATTGTTCCTGTCAGTGTCTCTGACGCTGTCACTCCCCGTGCAGGGCGATCAGAATGATCCCCGCCTGGACAGCCTGTTCGAAGCGCTCGCCGAAACCACCCGCCCGGAATTTCTGGCAGAGATAGAGAATCGGATCTGGAATCTCTGGTACCAGCACCCCGACCCGGAGGCTCAGGCAATGCTGAAGGTCGGGGAGCAATTAATGAACGCCGGTTATTACAGGGACGCACTGCGGGTATTCTCCACGCTGATCGACCAGCAGCCGGAATTCGCCGAAGCCTGGAACAGGCGGGCCACTCTGCACTACCTGATCGGAGACCTGTCTGCCTCGATCGAAGACGTCAACAGAACCCTGGCGCTGGAGCCGCGTCATTTCGGGGCTCTTTCCGGCTTAGGACTGGTTTATCTGCAGCAGGAAAATTACATCAAGGCCCGGGAAGCCTTTGAAAAGCTGCTAATGGTGCATCCTCACAGCCCGGCCGCCAGACGGAATCTGGAAACCGTCCTGGAAGCGCTCCGAGCACGTTTTATCTGACCACTCTTTACCCCCAGGATGACCCGACCTGACCTGGTAAATGGTCTGCCCCCTGCCCTCAGGCGATCGTTCCAGGCCCGCATGGCCACACCAGTCTGAACAGGCCCATTGGGAATCTGACCCGTTGGTAGCACAGCTTGTCGACGTGGCGGCGGGCAGCACTGCCGAAATGGACAAAAAAGGCGCCACCCCGGAGGGAAGCGCCCTTCTTATTTCCTTCCTGTCGACCGGATGCCGCGGTGGCTGATTACAGCCTGGTAAAGCGTCTGACTGCTTCCAGCTTCCTGTCTGTCAAACTATCGGTCTTTCTGACCAACCGATGCGGTCTGTAACGCTGACTGTCCTTTGCAATTACTGACAGTCAAGCCGAGCAGACTTCCAGTGACTTATTGGCGAGTTCCGGTGACTCCAAACGCGCCGAAATCGCTGCCAAATTCACCGGTCAGGGAATCACCATCGATGGTGCCGCTGAAATCCAGAGTAATACTTTGACCCTGGGCGTCCAGGCTGGTTGAGAAATTAACCGCATCGCCATCAAACATGATGCCGCTGAGGTTCTGTTGCCCCATATCGCCAGCCATGCTGCCAGTGCCATCTTCAGCAATGGTCAGCGTCGCAGGCATAGCGCCCAGCGGTGTGCTCATCTCAATGTTCCAGACGCCGACGGCCGAAGGAGCCGAGGCTGCGCAGCTGGCCAGAACCAGCACCATTGCCATTAAAGATCCACCAAATAATTTGTTCATATGCTTAATACCTTTCTGATTACACTGACTGAGTACAGCTTTCATTGTTCACAAATGTGACTCGCAACTTTTAACGGACCATTCCATCCAGAGAATGCGACCCGCTCCCTTACCCGGTGGATTTCATTAGATCCTGGCCGGGCGATTCTCAGACTGGGCGGACAGGATTATAACCCTGACGCAAGCCGTCGGTTCTTAAGGGCAGATTCTGACTAAGTGATATGCAGGCTAGACGCTTCATTGAAGGCTGTTGACTTGCGCACCCCCTCTCGACCAGACATCTCCTCGTTTCCCGGGCTCATTCCATTGAACCTCGCGGTCTGGAGGAGACTATTGTCCGGTTATTTACCGGGCAGTCAACCGCTTTGACCGATTTACAAACAAACCGGTCGAGAGGAAATTCCCGCCACCGGTTGTCGGGGGATGACCGGCAGCCTTTCAGCCATGCAGCTGCCCACAGATCAAGCAGACCGCTATTGTGACCGCCAGGCTGTTAACCAGGTTACCGACTGCCTTTCAAACCCCATCTGCCGGAGCCCCTGGGCCAGGCCCGGCATGTGCGCCGCACCAAAATAAATGCTGTAGCTGTTCGCGACCGGGTTTCGCAGGTTTTCACCAAGTACGTTCAACGCTGCTTCATTACGGTCGTCGAGCAGCGTAAAACCATTGCCGGTAATCGCCATCAGACTCCCTTCAGACAACGCCAGACTCTGCCCCAGCAGGTATTTAAAGGCCCCCTGTCGATTGGGAAGAGAAAACAGTCTTACCAGATCGGCGAGGCTGATGTTCAGTGGTTCCGAACCCGCTACTGCAGGACGGCTCTGCTGGTTTTCCACTTCCGCCAGCACCAGCGCCAGAAAGGCCGAAAACAAAGTTTCTCCCTTGGCGGCCATGACTGCATCCAGCTCCTGGGGTTCCAGATCGGCATGGACGAAATTGGGCCTGGCGTAGTTGATCACGTCCAGCTGATAGCTGAGCCCAAGGAAACGGGTCATGCTGGTCTGCAGAAATCCAATCACGCCGGATCCCCGCCCGACCCCGCTGCCATCCGGGCGCACGGTTTCGTCAGCCACCAGCTCATACAGTACTGCATCGCGGGTGGTGAAGTAGTCGTTCAGGCTGTCGTAATAACTGCGTTCCGCCATGTGCACGGTTGCCACCAGGTCCACCTCGACTCCGTCAGTATTGCGGTAGGTGACAACGGCGGTCTGCAATTCGCCGGCAAACTCGCCGGCACCCTGCAGAAAACGCAAAAACTCGCCCGACGGCTCAGGGGTTGCCCCCAGCAGCGTGGCCGGCAGGACCGGAAAGCTCAACAAAGCCACCATCGCCAGAGGCCTGGCGCAGGTTCTGATCAGATTTCTCAGTAGTGCATGCATTGTGCCGATCATAGCAGAGGCCTGCCCTGTCCCCGGGCTCCTGCGACCAGATTCATGAATTCCAGGCCAGTTCCAGGATCTCCCGGGCGTCATCTTGCGAAACCACTGGCTTCGGGTTGCGTCGGACCACCGGGTGGCGAACCGCCAGTTCGGCGATTCGGGGCAGAATGTCCCGGGGCACGCCAACATCCTGCAGCGATGTCGGTAATTCGAGGCGCTCCACCAGTTCCCTGACTGCCAGCCCGGCACTCCCACCGGGACGGCCCAGGGCTGCGGAGATATCCCGCTGCCGTTCGGCATTGACTGCGCTATTCCACTGCAGGACCGCTGGCAACATAACGCAGGAGGTATAGCCATGCGGTACTCCGCACACCGCACCAAGCAGATAACCGATGCCATGGCTGGCGCCATGTTGTACCTGTCCCAGCCCGCAACAGGCCAGCCAGACTGCCTGCTGACACTGACTGCGTGCCTCGAGATCTGCAGGGTCATCATGGGTCTGGGGTAGATACCTGGCAAACAGGCGGATGGCATGTAAAAAATGACCCTCCAGATAGCTGTGGGAGCCGGCGGAACAGTAGCCCTCGATGGCATGATCCAGCGAGCGGACAGCCGTTGACATCCACAGCCAGTCCGGCGTGTGACGACTCAGTTCAGGATCATAGAGGATCGCCTGGGGACACAGGTCCGGACCGCGGTAGCCCTCTTTGAGAGATTTTTCCGGGTCGGTGACACCGGCGTTGTTGCTGAATTCAGCACCGGAGAGAGTTGTCGGGATAGCGATCTGGCGCAGAGCCGAAGGACCCTTGAAACGGCTGAAGTCCCCTGCCAGCGGTCCTGCGCTGCCATCGGCGAACCGGGCATAGGCCAGCAGCTCTGCTTCCGCATGGACATTCTGCACGAGCGCCAGCTGCACCACCTTGGCAGCATCAATAACAGAACCGCCCCCCACGCTCACCAGCAGATCAGCCTGTGCCGCGGCGGCGCGCTGGATGGCCTGCATCACGGCCGGTCGCGGTGTATGGGCCGGTATATCGGTGCATACTGCGGCCAGACGACTTCCCAACGCCGCGCCAAGCGTGTCCAGGATGCCACTTCGTTGCTGCAGGGTCTGCGAAGCAAGCACGACGACGCGCTGACTGGCCCGGGCGTCCACCTGCGCCAGCAGGCTGGCCACGGCATTACCTCCCTGTATGACTGTATCCAGTCGGGGGTAGTTGAATTGGATTTCGCGAACCTGCCTGCTCATAGCGCCTCACAATGACATCAGGGAATCCCCGGTAATCCGTAACTTTCTCTGTCAGCACCGGAACTGTCAAGGAAGGACCCGCTATGGCGCGTCCCGTTCTATTGAAGCACCCGTACAACAGGTATATGCTGGTCAGCTGGGCTCCATGGAAGGCCTGGCGCAAATCACAACGCGCACGCTGACACTCAGCTGATCTGACTGACCGTAACGTGATTTCTACCAAGTGGGATCTTTATCGGGTGTGACTTTCTAAAAGTTGAAGTATATGAGCCGTGACTTTTGTCGAAAGGGACTTTTATCGACAGGGACTTTTATCGAAAGTGACTTTCTATGAAACGGTGAAATATCACTTTTCCAGAATGACTCCAGCGTCTCTTTGAAATCACCAAACAGACCGGAAACACCAGAGACCAGCGACGCAATACAGTAGCGAGACTAGAGAATTCAGGGGGATTCACAAATGGCCGCATTCAAGGTGAACGGGGTAGATTATCAACTCGATATCGAACCAGAGATGCCACTACTATGGGCTCTAAGAGATGAGCTGGGACTGACCGGCACCAAGTTCGGTTGCGGTATCGCTGCCTGCGGTGCCTGTACGGTGCATGTCAACGGCAGTGCCATGCGCAGCTGCGTCACACCGGTCAGCGCGGTGGAAGGTGCTTCCATCACCACTATTGAAGGCCTGGCCGAAGCCATCAACGGAACCGCCCCCAGCGCTCCCGCCCTGACCTCCGTTCAGCAGGCCTGGATCGACTACCAGGTGCCACAATGCGGGTATTGTCAGTCTGGCATGATCATGGCGGTCACTGACCTGCTCAACAACAATCCCAACCCTACCGATGCCGATATCGACAACAGCCTGAGCAACATCTGTCGGTGCGGCTCCACTCCCAGGGTGCGAAAAGCCATCCGGGCACTGGCCAGCGCCTAGGAGATAATGATGAAACTATCAAGACGAAGCTTTCTCCTGAGCACAGCCACGGTGGGCGGCGGACTGCTGATCGGTTATGCCGCCACCCGGCCCAGCAGACACCGGCTGGCTAACGACACGTTGGCCCAGGAGGGTCAACACTACCTCACTACCTGGTTACGCATCGACCCTGACAACCGCATTACTGTCTATGTGCCTCACTCAGAAATGGGTCAGGGCGTACACACCTCTCTGGCTATGATGGCGGCCGATGAGCTGGATGCTGACTGGGAACTGGTGAGCCCGGAACAGGCACCGGCAACCGATCTGTTCGCCAACGGCGACCTGATTACAGGATTTGCCAGTGAATTCGGTGTACCGGCATTTCTGGAACCCATTCTGGCGGCCAGTTCCGTGAAGATCTCCCAGCTGGTCAATCTTCAGACCACGGGCGGCAGCGCCTCGGTGCGTTTTACCGGCGAACACGGCATGCGGAAATCCGGTGCGGCAGCCCGCGAAATGCTGATAGCCTGCGCAGCCGAACGCTGGGGTGTTCCCGCCGGGGAATGCCATACGCAATTGTCTCACGTGCACCATAACGCCACCGGTCGATCATTGACCTATGGCGAACTGGCGGCGGCCGCTGCCCTGCTCGAACCACCCGGGAATCCACGTCTCAAGCAGCCCGCCGAGTTCACCATCATGGGCAAAGCGCTATCCCGTGCAGACATACCTCCCAAGGTGAATGGATCGGCCCTGTACGGCATTGATGCTTACAGTGACGACATGCTGTTTGCGGCCATAAGAATTTCTCCGGTATTTGGCGCCAGGCTGGTCTCCGTCGATGCCAGCGAAGCGCTGGCTCGCCGCGGAGTCAAACGGGTAATCGAACTGGAGGATTCGGTCGCCGTGGTAGCCGATAATTACTGGCGCGCCAGGGAGGCGCTGAAGCTGGTTAAGGCCCGGTTTGAGCAGACTGAAAACGACAATGTCAGCAGCGCCGACATCTTCGCCCAGTTTGATCGGGACCTGACGGCCAATGAGGGGAAAGAAGACCTGGAGATTGGAGATACTCCAACCGCCATGGCCCAGGCTGCTGATGTTATCGAAGCCAGTTACAAGGTTCCTTTTCTGGCCCATGCCCCCATGGAACCCATGAACTGCACGGTACATTTCCATGACGGAAAAGCCGATGTCTGGACCAGCACCCAGGACAATCTCGGCGTAAGGGGGCGGGTCGCCTCCGTTGGCGGCCTGAATGAAAATGACGTGACAATGCACCCGGTTTATCTCGGCGGCGGCTTTGGCCGACGCCTGCCATTCAACTGGAACATGATAGACCACGCCACGCTGATCGCCAGAGAATTCGATGTCCCGGTCAAGACTGTGTTCAGCCGTGAAGATGATATGCAGCAGGACTACTACCGACCGGCGGTAGCCAGTAGTTTCCGGGCCGCTTTCGATGCCGCGGGCAATGTCACAGCCTGGGAGAATCGCTTTACCGGTCCGATCCAGACTCCTGGCGCCGCACATATCCCCTATGGGATAGGCAACCAGTCGATTCGCGTGGTGGAGAGTGAAACCCATGTACCCATCGCAGCCTGGCGAAGTGTAGACCACTCACAGCAGACTTTTTTCACCGAGTCATTCATCGACGAAGTGGCGCACAGGACGGGGCAGAACCCCTTTCAGTTCAGGCTGGCGCTGTTAGCCGAACATCCTCGACACCGACGTGTACTGGAAGTCGCTGCCCAGGCCGCAGGGTATGGTCAGAATCTCCCTGACGGCCATGCCATGGGAATCGCCGTACAGGAAAGCTTTGGCAGCATCGCCGCCGAGGTGGCGGAGGTTTCCATCGGCCGCAACGGGCAACCCATAGTCCATAAAGTCACCTGCGCCATTGACTGTGGTCGAACGATCAACCCAGATACGGCTGAGCAGCAGGTTGAGAGTGGCATACTCTATGGTCTCTCGGCGGCACTTTACGGGGAAATCACTATTGAAGAAGGGCGGGTCACACAGGGAAATTTTCCCGACTACAACTCCGTCCGCATGGCGCAGACACCGGAAATCGAAGTCCATTTTGTCGAATCGGGTGAAGCCGTGGGCGGCCTGGGCGAGCCGGCAACACCGCCAATCTCGGCAGCAGTTGCAAACGCGATCTACGTTCTTACAGGTCAGCGAGTGCGGGAATTACCGTTCAAAAACCATAATCTGTCGCGATCAACTCCGGTTGCCCGCAGGTGATAGTAGTCATTATCGATGTTTGAAGTTGCGGAAGTTGGCCGGCGCCTGAGTAAAAACGACTACAAGGAGCTTGAACCGCAGCTTCACTACCAGCTGCTGACACTGCAGCAGCAGTTGCGAAAAAGCAACAGCTCTCTGATCATAATTGTGTCGGGAGTCGAAGGCGCTGGCAAAGGGGCCGTGGTTGACAAACTCAACCACTGGTTCGACTCGCGTGACGTTCGAACCCATGCCTTCTGGGACGAGTCTGACGAGGAACGGGAAAGGCCCCCTTTCTGGCGCTACTGGCGAAGCCTGCCCGCCAGAGGCACCGTCAGCGTCATGTTTACCTCCTGGTACAGCACCCCCATTCTCCACAAGGTATTTGAAAAAATAGACGACAGTGAATTCGAATCAGAATTACAGCGGGTAGAAGACCTGGAGCGCATGCTGGTTCGGGACGGTACCATCATAGTCAAACTGTGGTATCACCTTTCCAAAATAGAGCAGGCAAAAAGACAGGCCGAAGACGCACCGATCACGCAATATAAGAAAACCCCTTTCGTAGACCAGTATGTCCGCCTTTACGATCAGTTCACCCATGTTTCGGAACGGGCGATCCGCCTGACGGACACCGGATTTGCTCCCTGGCACATCATTGAGGCAACTGACGGCTACTACCGGAATGTAACTACCGCGCAGATTCTTGCCGCGACCCTGCAACAACGCCTTGCCAGTGCATCGCCCCCCCCTAATGACGACTCATCCGACAGCTTTGCCAGTCCGG is part of the Gammaproteobacteria bacterium genome and harbors:
- a CDS encoding FMN-binding glutamate synthase family protein, which codes for MLPAVRLYWLITLVALPFCVSWLLIVSSGSISLPDLLKHPFQLILSFMCLGYALLGFYEMHWAPNNLKRNYPVLANIRYLLELIRPEIQQYFIANNTEERPFNREQRNIIYRRAKGLNDTLPFGTQHDILEQGYRSLEHSINATTVKQEHSRVTIGGHQCAKPYSASRLNISGMSFGALSGNAIAALNKGAALGAFAHNTGEGSISEHHLHGGDLVWQLGTGYFGCRTPDGRLDDRLFAEKAALEVVKMIEIKISQGAKPSHGGVLPGSKVTEEIARIRTVEVGKTVYSPANHPEFSTPRELLEFVKRLRNLSEGKPVGFKLCIGKRSEFMSIVKAMLEMDIVPDFITVDGAEGGTGAAPVEFSNRLGTPCLEATFFVSQVLIGAGLRDRIRIISAGKTATGYDMLEKIAVGADAVNAARSMMMAIGCIQSQSCNTNHCPTGVATTDPRRARAIDVEAKAKRVCNFHHNTMHAFLELCGAMGYENPSQLKPKDIVSRYDAGYRYFDEIHQSLQPNQLLDSSAPTSYLESWTRAAPDRF
- a CDS encoding tetratricopeptide repeat protein, with translation MDSIRLSPAILFLSVSLTLSLPVQGDQNDPRLDSLFEALAETTRPEFLAEIENRIWNLWYQHPDPEAQAMLKVGEQLMNAGYYRDALRVFSTLIDQQPEFAEAWNRRATLHYLIGDLSASIEDVNRTLALEPRHFGALSGLGLVYLQQENYIKAREAFEKLLMVHPHSPAARRNLETVLEALRARFI
- a CDS encoding iron-containing alcohol dehydrogenase codes for the protein MSRQVREIQFNYPRLDTVIQGGNAVASLLAQVDARASQRVVVLASQTLQQRSGILDTLGAALGSRLAAVCTDIPAHTPRPAVMQAIQRAAAAQADLLVSVGGGSVIDAAKVVQLALVQNVHAEAELLAYARFADGSAGPLAGDFSRFKGPSALRQIAIPTTLSGAEFSNNAGVTDPEKSLKEGYRGPDLCPQAILYDPELSRHTPDWLWMSTAVRSLDHAIEGYCSAGSHSYLEGHFLHAIRLFARYLPQTHDDPADLEARSQCQQAVWLACCGLGQVQHGASHGIGYLLGAVCGVPHGYTSCVMLPAVLQWNSAVNAERQRDISAALGRPGGSAGLAVRELVERLELPTSLQDVGVPRDILPRIAELAVRHPVVRRNPKPVVSQDDAREILELAWNS
- a CDS encoding (2Fe-2S)-binding protein — its product is MAAFKVNGVDYQLDIEPEMPLLWALRDELGLTGTKFGCGIAACGACTVHVNGSAMRSCVTPVSAVEGASITTIEGLAEAINGTAPSAPALTSVQQAWIDYQVPQCGYCQSGMIMAVTDLLNNNPNPTDADIDNSLSNICRCGSTPRVRKAIRALASA
- a CDS encoding molybdopterin cofactor-binding domain-containing protein; this encodes MKLSRRSFLLSTATVGGGLLIGYAATRPSRHRLANDTLAQEGQHYLTTWLRIDPDNRITVYVPHSEMGQGVHTSLAMMAADELDADWELVSPEQAPATDLFANGDLITGFASEFGVPAFLEPILAASSVKISQLVNLQTTGGSASVRFTGEHGMRKSGAAAREMLIACAAERWGVPAGECHTQLSHVHHNATGRSLTYGELAAAAALLEPPGNPRLKQPAEFTIMGKALSRADIPPKVNGSALYGIDAYSDDMLFAAIRISPVFGARLVSVDASEALARRGVKRVIELEDSVAVVADNYWRAREALKLVKARFEQTENDNVSSADIFAQFDRDLTANEGKEDLEIGDTPTAMAQAADVIEASYKVPFLAHAPMEPMNCTVHFHDGKADVWTSTQDNLGVRGRVASVGGLNENDVTMHPVYLGGGFGRRLPFNWNMIDHATLIAREFDVPVKTVFSREDDMQQDYYRPAVASSFRAAFDAAGNVTAWENRFTGPIQTPGAAHIPYGIGNQSIRVVESETHVPIAAWRSVDHSQQTFFTESFIDEVAHRTGQNPFQFRLALLAEHPRHRRVLEVAAQAAGYGQNLPDGHAMGIAVQESFGSIAAEVAEVSIGRNGQPIVHKVTCAIDCGRTINPDTAEQQVESGILYGLSAALYGEITIEEGRVTQGNFPDYNSVRMAQTPEIEVHFVESGEAVGGLGEPATPPISAAVANAIYVLTGQRVRELPFKNHNLSRSTPVARR